Within the Salinirubrum litoreum genome, the region CGTTGATCGTTCTCGACACGCTCCGGTACGATGCCTTCGAGTCGGAGTTCGGCTTTCTTGACGGGGTGACCTTCACCAACTGTTATTCGCCGTCTCACTGGACGATCCCAGCTCACGCATCCCTGTTCACCGGGTACTCCCCATCCGAGGTGCAGGCCCACGCAAAATCGACGGCACTCGATACTCCCAACTCGACGCTAGCCGAAGCACTCTCGGCGGCGGGGTACCGAACACGAATGTGGACCACCAATGTCCAACTGAACATCAATCCTGGGTGGAGGCGTGGGTTCGACGAGCTTCGTGGGCCACAGAACCTCGACCCTGCCGCAGACGATCTGTTCAACTGGACCGAGGCACTCGCCGATATCGACGCCACTGGACTCCGGAAGTACGCTCGGGCGGGACTTGAGTGCCTCCGGAGTGACGCCGCAACGGTCCCTTCGATGTTCGACATGGCTCGACGACACGTAACTGAACGACACACCGAGAACGACTCGCCCAAGGTACGTCGTCGGCTGGCAGAGACTTCTTTCGGTGACGGGAACGAGTTCCTCTACGTAAACTTGATGGAAGCACACACCCCTTACTGGTCGGGGCAGGACTTCGGCCTGGACGAACCGGTCGACGTGGTCGTTTCACAGTCGTTCCTCCCGGAGACGATCGACAGAGACCGTATCGTCGACGCGTACGGGGAGGTCGTTCAGTATCTCGCCAGTGAGTACGAACGACTGTTCACGTCGCTCACCGAGCAGTTCGACTGTGTGATCACGGTCGCGGACCACGGTGAGATGTTGGGTGAGGGTGGCTGGTGGAACCACGGCTACGGTCTCTTTCCGGAACTCGTCCACGTCCCATGCCACGTCTGGTATGACGGGGTCTCCGACAGAACCGTCGACCGACCTGTCTCGCTGCTGGACGTCCCCGCGACCGTGGCCGAGTTCACGGACATCCAACCGCTCGGCCGTGGTTACGACCTCCTCGGAGAGGACGCACCGAACGACCGTGCGGTCGTGACCGAATATCACGGTGTCCTGCCGTGGCTCTTCGACCAGGCGGAGAGCTACGGGGTGGATACGACGGAGTACGAACGACGGGACACGCCGCTTTTCGGGATCGCGGACGCAGACGGTTACCGGTTCCAGCGACACGGTCGAACGGATGAACTCACCGACACGGACCGCGACAGACTCGACGAGAAAGTGGACATTCGATCGATCGACTTGGAACACAAGCAGACGGACGTCAGTGACGATGCGATTAGTCGGTTGGAACACCTGGGCTACGCCTGAACGCTCGCCCTTGCTCCCTGTTCGACAGAACGCTCGTTCTCGCCGGACGAACCACTCGTCGGTCATGTCTCCGTAGAAGACGGCCGTCCGGGTCGCGGCCGTCTCGACTCGTCGACCGAGAACGTGGGGCCGTGCCGAAGGTCTCGTGATCTCGGTCACGCGGTACCCACGGGAAGTGCGGACCGCGTTGCGAGCGCTACAACCCCCGAACGCCACTGCCGTGTCGCACGAGGGTCACTCCTACAGTTCGGGTAGCGCTACTTGGTTATTGAGCGACTACGTCAGACGCTATCTCGCTGCAGGCTGGCGTTTCTTTCGCCTGTAGCTGGTTAACGCGGGTCTTATACCCCCGACGCTGTGTGTCGGCTGCTCACACGCACTAGACGCCGAGCGGAGCGGCCGGATCGTGTCTCGTTCCGGACTGTTCGTGTCGTTCATCGGTTTAGGCATGATATACTAAACCGCGTTCGGGTCGGAGACGAGGTATGTTCGGAACCAGCGGTATCCGGGGTCCCGTCGGTGACATCGTCACCTCCGATCTAGCCCTCCGACTCGGTCGCGGACTCGGCAGTACCAACGCAGAGACGGTCGTCGTCGGCCGTGACACACGCGCCACCGGCGAGTTCCTCGAAGACGCCCTCGCCGCCGGGCTTCGGGAGTCCGGCGTCGACGTGATCCGCGTCGGCGTCGCCTCGACGCCGACGATCGCCCGCAACGTCGGGTGGCTCGGCGCGGACGCCGGGGTCTCGATCACCGCCTCGCACAACCCGCCCGCCGACAACGGTCTGAAGTTCTGGGGTGCCGACGGCCGCGCGTTCGATACCGAGCGCCGCCGTTCGCTGATCCAGGGCGTCAACGCCTGTGCCTTCTCGCTGGTCCCGTGGGACGAGGCCGGCTCTCAGCGGACCGACACCGAGGCCGAAGAACGCCACGTGGAGGCCCTCCTGGACGCCGTGGGCGTACCGAACCCGGAAGACCTCTCGGTCGTCGTCGACGTGGGTCACGGGGCCGGCGGCGTCACGGTCGAGGCTCTCACTCGACTCGGCTGTCACGTCACGACGCTGAACGCACAGGAGGACGGCCGGTTCCCCGGCCGAGAGAGCGAACCGACCGCCGAGACCTGTACCGCGCTGCAAGCGACAGTCGCCGGGACCGACGCCGACCTCGGGATCGCCCACGACGGGGACGCCGACCGGATGATGGCGGTCGCCGAGGACGGCACCTTCCTCTCGGGTGACGCACTGCTCGCGCTGTTCGCTGGCGAGGCAGTCTCCCCCGGCAAACGCATCGCCGTGCCCCTGAACACGAGTCTGCTCGTGGACGAGGTCGTCGCGAGACACGGTGGGAGCGTCGAACGCACCCGCGTCGGCGACGTGTACATCGCGGAGACGGCGACCGACCCGGACGTGGTGTTCGGCGGCGAACCCAGCGGCGCGTGGATCTGGCCCGACGAGACGCTGTGTCCGGACGGCCCACTCGCGGCGGTCAAACTCGTCGAACTCGTCGCCACACGCGGTCGTCTCTCCGAGTTGACGGCCGACTTCGGTGGCTACACGCTCCGCCGGGAGAAGGTCGAGACCGACCACAAGGAGTCCACGATGGAGCGTGTCCAGGCGCGGGTCACCGCCGAGTTCGACGACGTGCAGACGATGGACGGCGTCCGGGTCGCGGTAGACGACGGCTGGTTCCTGATCCGGGCGAGTGGGACGCAACCGCTGATCCGGATCACGGCCGAAGCCCCGACCGCCGACCGTGCCGACGAACTGCTCGCTCGTGCGGGTGACATCCTCACGGGTGAGGCGCTCGAAGCGTGATTCTCGTCGGAGGCCGGGAGGGTAGTCTCGCCAGTGGTCGGGCACAGTGTCGGCAGGGACAGACTGGAAGCCCACCCGTGAAAGATTGTTGCCACACGACCGTCCAGGGGCGGGCTACGCGCTGGGCGCGTGTGCAGAAGTAGCACGACCAACGAAATAAAACTGTGGGTGGATTGTTCACCCCCGAGAGACGCGGCAGACTTACTCTATCGTCGAGATCGGTGAGGCGGTGATCCGCCCGTCGTGGACCGTGACGGTGTAGCCCGCGTACTCGAACTTGACCGTCCCGACGGGGTGGCCGTTCCGCGCGCTCGGTTCGAACAGTCGTTCGAGCGCGTCGGTGTCGACGTACTCTCCCAGCGGCACGACCTCGGTCGGCTGTCTGTCTTCGAGTGCGGCGACCAACTCGACGATGGCGTACGGGATCGAGTCGATCTCGTCGTCGCCCCACTCGACGGCGTAGGTGCCGTGACGGTCGTCGTATTCGATCTCTCGCCCGGATGGTAGTGCCCGCCCTCGGCTCATACTTCTTTTTCTACTCGGTCGGTGATCGCATATGAAAATACCGTTCTCGCCGAGATGATGTTGTTGGAGCAACACGATTTGTCGCACATTACTTGCGGGGTCGACTCCGTCTGGTATCGGTCTTGTGGCCGGTTCTGTGACTCGTGGCACCGGTCTCCCGGAGTCGCTCACCGACGGTGGCACACGCCGGACCGGTGATCGTGCGGGCGCTCCGTCACCGGTCCCGAAGCACCGTCTCGCCGGGCGTGCTCGTCGCGCCGGCCGAGAAGGTGACGCCAGCGTTGACGCTCGTGTTGATCCCGGTCTTCGCGCCGGGCCCGAACACGGCACCGAACTTCCGGCGACCGGTCGAGACGCGCTCGCCTTTCACCGTCAGTTCCACGTCGGCGTCGTCGTGCCGGAGGTTCGCGACTTTCGTCCCCGCCCCGAGGTTCACGTCGGGGGCGAGCAGACTGTCGCCGACGTACGAGAGGTGCGGCACTGCGGCGTCGGCCATGACGACGCTGTTCTTCACCTCGACCGCGTGACCGACCGTCGCGCCGGGGCCGACGTACACCGCCCCCCGGAGGTAGGCGTTCGGGCCGACCTCGGCTCCGGCACAGATGCGTGCCGGTCCCGCGATGGTGACGCCCGAGTGGACCGTCGCGCCCGCCTCGACGACGACACCCTCGGCGAGGGTCGCACCCTCCGCGACCTCGCCGTCGATCCGTGTCTCCTGTTCTGCCAGCTTCCACTCGTTTGCCTCCAACAACTCCCACGGGCGACCCACGTCCAGCCAGTGGTCGAACTCGACTGGTGTCACGGCGCGTTCCCGGATCACCCGCGCGAGGACGTCCGTGATCTCGAACTCGCCTCGGTCGCTCTCTGCCACGTCGAGCCAGTCGACAGCTTCCTCGGGAAAGACGTACGCGCCGGCGTTGACCAGCGAGGAAGGGGGGTGCTCGGGTTTCTCGACGATGCCCGTCACCACGCCGTCTTCTACGTCGAGGACGCCGTAGTTGCTCGGTTCGGCGACACGGGTCGCGCCCACCGCGGGACCAGACTGGAACAGTCGACGCAGGGAGTCGGCGTCGTAGAGGTTGTCGCCGTTCAACACCGCGAAGTCGCCGTCGAGTTCCGCGCGGGCGACCCGGAGTGCGTCGGCGGTGCCTCGGCGCTGCTCCTGTTCGACGTAGCTGACCGGCACGCCCTCGTACTCCCCGCCGAAGTAGTCGCGGACCGTCTGTGCCTCGTAGCCGACGACGAAGACGAGTTCGTCCGCGCCGGCCGCCACCGCGTCGCGGGCGACGTGACCGCAGATCGGTCGCCCGGCCACGGGGAGCATCGGTTTCGGAATCGTGTCGGTCAGCGGCCGCATCCGGGTGCCGGTCCCGGCTGACAGGACGACTGCTTGCATAGCTCTCGAAACTGGCCGTAGCCGCTTCGTTATAGTTCAGCTACCGGCCGCGACGCGAGAAAAGTGCGTTCGACGGTCGAGTCAGTCGGCGGCTTCCGCCGCCGAGCCCGTCGGTGCTGTCGCCGACTTACGACCGCCTGCGCGCGAGCAGTGCGGCCGCGAGGAGCGCGAGCAGTGCGACGAGCACACCGAAGCCGGGTGTCGTCGTGGTCGTCTCCTCGCCGGGGTCCTCGGCACCACTGCCGCCGTCGTCGCCCGGTTCGACCGTCACAGTCACCCGTTCGCCACCGACGAGCACGTCGTACTCGCCGACCGCATTGAACTGCTGGACGAACGTCACCGTCGCCGTCTCGCCGGCCTGGAGTGCGATCTGTTCGGTCGCGACCTCGTCGCCGAAGACGGTCAGACTCACGTCCTCGGTGCCCTCGGCGGTCCCGGTGTTCTCGACCGTCGCGGTGACGAGCACCGACCCGCCGGCCGACAGCGTCGTGCGGTTCAACTCGACCGAGCTGACGCCGATGTCGGGTTGGCGTTCGGTGACGACCACGGTCTGGTTCTCGGTGCCGATGCCGCTGCTCGTCCGGACGTGGACGCCCACGTCGTAGGTGCCGGGTTCGTCGAACTGGCGGCTGATCTCGATCGCCCGCCGGTTGCCGGTCGGGACACCGATCTGTCGCTGATCGACGCGCTCGCCGTCGACGAACACCGAGATGTCGGCGTTACCGAGCACCTCGCCGGTGTTCCGCAGGTTGACGGTCACGGCGTAGGGGTCGCCGACGAACACCTCGTCGGTCGCGTTCAGGCCGGTGAAGCCGACGTTGGCGCTCGGGACGTTCCCGCCGCCACCGCCGCCGCCGCCACCACCGCCGCCTCCGCCGCCGCCACCACCGGAGTTCTGGACGGAGATGGTTCGGTTGGCGGTCGCGGCGTTACCCTCGGTGTCCACGACACGGACGCTCGCGTTCTGCTCGCCGTCCGACTCGTAGGTGTGCTGGACGGTCGCCGACGCCGTGGTCCGGTCGATCTGGCCGTCGCCGTCGAAGTCCCACTCGTACTCGGCGATCTGCCCGTTGTCGGTCGAGTTCCCCGCGTTCATCCTGATGGGGTCGTCCTCGTCCACCTCGTCGGGAGCGTAGAGGTCGGCGGTCGGCTTCGTGGTGTCGGTCACCTCGACGCTCTGTTGGGCCGTGTCGCTGTTGCCGTCGGCGTCTTCCACGGTCAGGATGATCTGATAGGTGCCGGTCGCCGAGTAGGTGTGCGTCGCGGTCTCTCCCGAGGCGCTCGTGCCGTCGCCGAAGGTCCACTCGTAGTTCGTGATGCCCTCGGCGTCGCTGGAGTTCGAGGCGTCGACAGCGACCTGCGTCCCGGCCTCGACCGTCTCCGGTGCGTCGAACTCGGCCTGCGGGATCGACCGGTCGACGACCGTGATCGACACCGAGTCGTTCGCGGTGTTGCCCGCGTCGTCGACGACCGTGACGGTCGCCGTGACGGGACCAGCGCGGTCGTAACTGGTGTCGATGGACGATGCGGTGGTCGCCTCCTCGGCGGTTCCGTCGCCGTCGAAGTCCCACCGGTACTCCGTGATCGCCGTGTTGTCCGACGATCCCGAGGCGTCGAGCGTGATCGTCTCGCCGATCCCGACCTCGCTCGGCGTGGCGGTGAGATCGGCGATCGGGTCGTCCTCGTCGCGTTCCTCCACAGTGATCGTCGCGGTCGCCGTGGCCGTGTTCCCGCTGGCGTCCTCGACGGTCAGTCGCACCTCGTAGGTGCCGGCCGTCTCGTAGGCGAACTCGGGAGTCGCGCCGGTCGCGTCGACCGCGGTGTCGTCGCTCGTGTCGAAGTCCCACTCGTAGGAGACGACCTCGTCGTTGTCGGAGGAACCGGAGCCGTTCGCGACGAACGTCTCGCCGGTCTTCCGGGTCGTCGGCACGTCGATCTCAGCGACCGGATCTTCGTCGTCGGTGACGCTGATCTCCTGTGTCACGGTGCCGGTGTTCCCGTTCGCGTCCGTGACCGTCAACGTGACCGGGTACGTTCCGCCGTCGGGGAGCGTGGTGTAGGTGTGTTCGACCACCTCGCCCGAACCGGTCGCACTGTCCCCGAAGGACCACTCGTAGTCGGTGATCCCGCTGGCGTCACTCGACGCGCCCGCGTCGAACTCGACTGTCCCGCCGAGTGACACGCTGGTCGGATCAGCGGTGAAGTCGGCGACCGGATCTGTCGTGTCCTGCACGGTGACGGTCACCTCGTCGGTGGCCGAGCCACCGTTCTGGCCGACGACGACCAGCGTGACGGTGTACTGCCCGGTCGCCTCGTAGGTGTGCGGGACGGTCGGCGAGGCCGTCTGCGTCGTGTTCCCGTCGTCGAAGTTCCACTCGTAGCTCTCGATCTCGCCGGTCGAACTGGAGGCGTTGAACGTCACCGTGTTCCCGAGTTCGACGGTCTGCTGGTCCGCGGTGACGTTGGCGGTCAGTTCCTCGGCCGGTTCCGTCACCGTGACCTCGCGAGTCGTGGTGTCCGTCGCGCCGTCGTCGTCGGTGACGGTCAGTTCGACCGTGTACGTGCCCGAGCCACCGTAGACGTTCGTCGCGGTCTCGCCGGTCGAGGTGTTGCCGTCGCCGAAGTCCCACTCGTAGCTCTCGATCTGGCCGTCCACGTCTGAGGAGGCGGCGGCGTCGAACTGCACGTCGTCGCCGACGGTCGGGTTCGCGGATACGGTGAAGTTCGCCGTGGGTGGCGTGTTGCCCGCTTCGGTCACTTCGATGACCTGACTCGTGGTGTTCGACGCGCCCGCGTCGTCGGTGACGGTCAACGTGATCGTGTACGTGCCGGCGGTCTCGTAGGTGTGACCCACGGTGACGCCAGTGTCGGTCTGCCCGTCGCCGTAGTCCCACGTGTAATTCGCGATCGTGTCGTCCCCGTTCGGATCGGTCGAGCCGAGTCCGTCGAGACTGACCGACTCGCCGACCGTCGCGTTCTCCGGCGCGTCGATCCGAGCGGTCGGCGGCGCGTTCTCGTCGACGATCTCCACCTGCACGCTGTCGAACGAGGTGTTGTTGTCCGAATCG harbors:
- a CDS encoding HalOD1 output domain-containing protein, encoding MSRGRALPSGREIEYDDRHGTYAVEWGDDEIDSIPYAIVELVAALEDRQPTEVVPLGEYVDTDALERLFEPSARNGHPVGTVKFEYAGYTVTVHDGRITASPISTIE
- the glmM gene encoding phosphoglucosamine mutase; this encodes MFGTSGIRGPVGDIVTSDLALRLGRGLGSTNAETVVVGRDTRATGEFLEDALAAGLRESGVDVIRVGVASTPTIARNVGWLGADAGVSITASHNPPADNGLKFWGADGRAFDTERRRSLIQGVNACAFSLVPWDEAGSQRTDTEAEERHVEALLDAVGVPNPEDLSVVVDVGHGAGGVTVEALTRLGCHVTTLNAQEDGRFPGRESEPTAETCTALQATVAGTDADLGIAHDGDADRMMAVAEDGTFLSGDALLALFAGEAVSPGKRIAVPLNTSLLVDEVVARHGGSVERTRVGDVYIAETATDPDVVFGGEPSGAWIWPDETLCPDGPLAAVKLVELVATRGRLSELTADFGGYTLRREKVETDHKESTMERVQARVTAEFDDVQTMDGVRVAVDDGWFLIRASGTQPLIRITAEAPTADRADELLARAGDILTGEALEA
- the glmU gene encoding bifunctional sugar-1-phosphate nucleotidylyltransferase/acetyltransferase, with product MQAVVLSAGTGTRMRPLTDTIPKPMLPVAGRPICGHVARDAVAAGADELVFVVGYEAQTVRDYFGGEYEGVPVSYVEQEQRRGTADALRVARAELDGDFAVLNGDNLYDADSLRRLFQSGPAVGATRVAEPSNYGVLDVEDGVVTGIVEKPEHPPSSLVNAGAYVFPEEAVDWLDVAESDRGEFEITDVLARVIRERAVTPVEFDHWLDVGRPWELLEANEWKLAEQETRIDGEVAEGATLAEGVVVEAGATVHSGVTIAGPARICAGAEVGPNAYLRGAVYVGPGATVGHAVEVKNSVVMADAAVPHLSYVGDSLLAPDVNLGAGTKVANLRHDDADVELTVKGERVSTGRRKFGAVFGPGAKTGINTSVNAGVTFSAGATSTPGETVLRDR
- a CDS encoding PKD domain-containing protein, which encodes MTVGGVGVALADHAANTEDAAHYSVSQPGVCYVVSPLGDGTESVEDFYDYRSPTTDPTGQFSSYGTRDLQVDSESQLFLYNGTNGTSLVFLHDRFDDDTDHGGTVTFNVSGIPSEGFQDVEDQAAIDRGVTTRWAVEDDFYFQPESNNFRDDVVRHDRDAGRSHYQWFWANDRNDGGAIEGFEGADLGVVQIQPQFNGESDFPLTEEFVTEEGWEDADGDGDYLDDNSIENWFVRGVEGSAGTLDMNRNVTITRGGCDTDPPAADLSATQNGDTFTFDATGSTDNGSVVGYLWDFDGDGEIDRETEKPVVQHEYVASGTYDATVTAVDPGGNTDEATVTVNAPGDTESPTASLSVESAGQQTVRLNASASTDDSGIDEYQWDFQGDGEVDETTTGPTITTEYTDPGLFEPTVTVTDGNGNTDTATSTRDVGFAESGETLALDQCTLIVGEGSYELTSDQPDQTVDYCIEITTSDVNFDGNDHLLDFDRAAANRAGTYGVYAHGTGNGDRIGNVTVTNVETNDWLVGVHYRFLTGGEMRNVTARGSIDGTWAIEADEVLIADSRAEDNSLGFAHRQASGIVLRNNTAVGNLWGFHFEEAVTDVSIFDSRSVDNERYDYLHFVYDDQSRTANMQAENFTLGLNRETVSFSEAQNLGLGGLERNDLSTQPPNNQTIGRQLKVVGAGGDAGRVLDLTLTYADSDVPPVTESTLNLQRYDRPGGQWESVGDPSGVDTAANEVLIQQSGSALPSGRQYFYAPVGQVEEDTEDPVASFDAPENPRTGEELTFDASASSDDVGIVSYDWSFGDGGSGSGVAPTYTYTTPGVYNVSLTVTDSAGNTDTVGQIVNVEEGLSANVTANTTQQTLGQPVEFSGTGSTGAIAEYRWDFDGDDTTDLTTTDTAVVEHTYDETGTYEATLAVVDSDNNTSFDSVQVEIVDENAPPTARIDAPENATVGESVSLDGLGSTDPNGDDTIANYTWDYGDGQTDTGVTVGHTYETAGTYTITLTVTDDAGASNTTSQVIEVTEAGNTPPTANFTVSANPTVGDDVQFDAAASSDVDGQIESYEWDFGDGNTSTGETATNVYGGSGTYTVELTVTDDDGATDTTTREVTVTEPAEELTANVTADQQTVELGNTVTFNASSSTGEIESYEWNFDDGNTTQTASPTVPHTYEATGQYTVTLVVVGQNGGSATDEVTVTVQDTTDPVADFTADPTSVSLGGTVEFDAGASSDASGITDYEWSFGDSATGSGEVVEHTYTTLPDGGTYPVTLTVTDANGNTGTVTQEISVTDDEDPVAEIDVPTTRKTGETFVANGSGSSDNDEVVSYEWDFDTSDDTAVDATGATPEFAYETAGTYEVRLTVEDASGNTATATATITVEERDEDDPIADLTATPSEVGIGETITLDASGSSDNTAITEYRWDFDGDGTAEEATTASSIDTSYDRAGPVTATVTVVDDAGNTANDSVSITVVDRSIPQAEFDAPETVEAGTQVAVDASNSSDAEGITNYEWTFGDGTSASGETATHTYSATGTYQIILTVEDADGNSDTAQQSVEVTDTTKPTADLYAPDEVDEDDPIRMNAGNSTDNGQIAEYEWDFDGDGQIDRTTASATVQHTYESDGEQNASVRVVDTEGNAATANRTISVQNSGGGGGGGGGGGGGGGGGGNVPSANVGFTGLNATDEVFVGDPYAVTVNLRNTGEVLGNADISVFVDGERVDQRQIGVPTGNRRAIEISRQFDEPGTYDVGVHVRTSSGIGTENQTVVVTERQPDIGVSSVELNRTTLSAGGSVLVTATVENTGTAEGTEDVSLTVFGDEVATEQIALQAGETATVTFVQQFNAVGEYDVLVGGERVTVTVEPGDDGGSGAEDPGEETTTTTPGFGVLVALLALLAAALLARRRS
- a CDS encoding sulfatase-like hydrolase/transferase, yielding MSRNVALIVLDTLRYDAFESEFGFLDGVTFTNCYSPSHWTIPAHASLFTGYSPSEVQAHAKSTALDTPNSTLAEALSAAGYRTRMWTTNVQLNINPGWRRGFDELRGPQNLDPAADDLFNWTEALADIDATGLRKYARAGLECLRSDAATVPSMFDMARRHVTERHTENDSPKVRRRLAETSFGDGNEFLYVNLMEAHTPYWSGQDFGLDEPVDVVVSQSFLPETIDRDRIVDAYGEVVQYLASEYERLFTSLTEQFDCVITVADHGEMLGEGGWWNHGYGLFPELVHVPCHVWYDGVSDRTVDRPVSLLDVPATVAEFTDIQPLGRGYDLLGEDAPNDRAVVTEYHGVLPWLFDQAESYGVDTTEYERRDTPLFGIADADGYRFQRHGRTDELTDTDRDRLDEKVDIRSIDLEHKQTDVSDDAISRLEHLGYA